TTTACTTATCTTTTTTGAGTATGATATCACTTGcagaaatcattagatttctcagAAAAGATAATTACAAGATGGTGTCAACACAGCTGCTATTTGTACTGCTTGAAATACCTGAATTCTCAAGCAGATCAAATTGACTGAAACAGGATGACAGAAATCCTAGAACAAGGATAAGATATCCTAGAATTAGATTTCCCATGGAAAAGGACATCTAGTTCAGATTCCCTAATTAAATGTCATGTATCAGAACAACCCCATGAAACTGTGCACACTATCCTACCTCCGGAAGAAACCAGGATCTCCTTTCCGACAGTAAAAAGCTATAAAGACAAAGAAAACCTTAAGCTGATCTCAGTTGATGCATTGTTTCATTCATGTGTGAATAGATTGAGAGCGCTATGAACAGTCCTATGATACTAAGGATCGAAAGAGTTGGATGATATATAAACACGAAGTACGAGAGGATGGAGATAGAGGAAAACCTTCCTCTTCTCAGACCAACAACAAGGTTCCCTAAAGAGATCTAGCTCAAAGAAAGGGAAGAGCACATTTGCTTCCTCTCTGACATGAAGGGGGGGCTCGAGGAAAAGCTTCAGATGAATTTAATTACATCGTGTTGTGGCCTGCTTCTCATCAGAATCTTTGCAGTCAATTCATTACAGTGAAACTGGTTGTGCCACTTCTTCATGTTCCTGGAATCTGTACCGTATTAGAACAGTGAAGTTTGCATACAAGATTtcttcttttatcaagaatttaaTCTGTGTATGAAAATTAATCTTTGGAAGAGCCTATTCTAAATTTCAGTTTCAGGAtcttgaagagcaagaagattgtTCTGTTCTTTTCTTCAAGATAAGGCAGTAACATGCATCCATGGACTCACTTGATCTGTTCTTCTCCTTAGCCTTGTCAGATTGATCACAGTTCAGTATTGATCAGTTTCTGTTTCCTTAATTGAATTTGCTTCTGGGAAGCTTTGGCTCATTTTTCGACTGCTATCGGTATCTAGAGTTGAATGCCTCAAACATTTGTTCTTCTGTAAGTGCGCTTTAATGTTCAAGTCATGAAAGAACTCAAAGGAATATAATGAATATATCTAATTTAGAGAGTTTAGAATGTTTAAGAGGTATTTTGGaggcttgatgatattatattaaagaatatatttttttaaataatcacaTAGATTCAATATGCTTAGGTGATGTTACGTCTATCGACTCATTAATTATGTTTTATAATCGTTTGATTTACACATTTGGGATATTTctgattaattattaaaattaattatgttaCATTTGACGCTTACATGAGTGAAAATTATAGGTTcttgaattgaaatatttttctaatttaataaaaataatataatatatatttcactattttttaatttttaaaaattctagagagagagagagagagagagagaatgaaatcACTCGCACATCACAATCCAACCCAATTCATGAAAGCCCAAAGCTAACATGGGCTGGGCTTTTAAGCCACGACATATAAAATGAGGGCCTTTTGTTCATTGAAATGATTGATAACTATAGAGGGAAGCACCGAAAGGGCAGAAAAGAAAGGCATACTACGCCTCATTAGGGCGAAAGGAGACGGGCGACAACGAAGAGCGACATAGCAGAAGATTTCTCCTCTTTCGGTCGAAGATTTGCATCTTCTGCTCCCCCTTTCGTCGTATCAATCTCAGTTCTCATCTTCGCCGACCGCTGGAAACCTTCATGGGAGTAACCCAAGTCGAATTGCACCTGCCCCGATCGCTGATGTCGCGCGGGTAGGGGGCCGATCCCGCCGGAATTGCGGTATGGGGAACGGCGCCGAGGACGCGGGCCCGCCGGTGGGGTcatccccgccgccgccgctcgaGTGGAAGTTTTCTCAGGTTTTCGGAGAGCGGGCGGCTGGGGAGGAGGTCCAGGAAGGTATGGCCTTTCGCATCTCGTTTTGCTGAGCTTAGGGTTTCTTTGGGATTTTGTGCTTTTTTCgaagtttctcttttttttttttttcactggtGCGTCGATTTGATTTGCTTTTGAAACAGTGGAAGTGCCTATGGTCGTAATTTTTATTCTTATGAGTGAGACTGGATTTTTTTTGGAAGTATAAAATTAGATTCTTCTTGTTGGATATGTTctcatttttaatatatatattttttgcttaTGAACTTTTTAGTTAATAGTCTTCCATTTAAGCCAAGAGATAATTATGAACTTGCTGCTTGTCGCTGTGCTTTTTTGTCGAAAACATTGGTTGAGCTTTGAGTAATTTTCATGCTTTGTCCGTTTAGTCATGTCATACCCACGCTTTGGGTGGCGTTATCTGTTGGCTGTTATTCTATATTTGTTTGTCTTCTGTCGTTTGCTGCTCTAAGTTTCTTTATTTGCGTCAATAACAGATTCTTTTCATAAGAAATTGAATATGATGTCTTAGTTGAATTTAAGACAGTAAATTAGTGGGCACTGTACTGAAGAGGTGTTGTTTGGACTTTAGTCTTCACGTGAAATAAAAGGTTCCACATGTGCAACGCTAAGTGAATTATACAATTCTTAACATTTCTCCAAATgtgataaaaagaaaaattatatccATCACTGTCTCTGGATGTTGCTTACATTATAGCATCCATAACATTGATTTCATAGCCCTCCTTATATATCATATACAGGGTTAGTGCCTTTTCCTCCCAAGTTGTAGTCTAGCTGTTGCAATCCATGGGCATTATTAAAATGGAACTTAATGTATGAGTCATCATTTCGACATCAAATCGGTCCGTACATAATGTTGCTGGTTGAACCAAGATTTTTGAGAACTGCTTGTGTTGCTATTTCAGGACATAATTATTTACTCAATCTTGATATATAAGATGGAGTGCAAGGATTAGACATGTCATATGGAAAGAGATATCCGCATCTTCTGTGTTCATCAATTATATACTTGGGTTGTAAGCTTACCGGAAGATGAAGGTTACTATCTCTaaaaatataagatatttttaatcttgttcaaaatttcataatggaACATTAGTAAACTTTAGTTGATAATATTTATTGTTTACATGTTGTTAATTGATTAGCTGATTGAACAAGGGGGAATGATACTTGTTGTATAGGGAATTCTTTGtacaaagatatattatattcctATGCAAGCATGCATTAATTATATTCCTATCTTTGAAAGGGTAGAATGAAATGAATTAATTATATTCCTATGCATTTCTCTGTGTGCTTGTGTTTCGTTGTTGCATTATACAAAGATAAACCAGGTGAAGACATATAGTTAAAATAGATCTATTGAGATACAGTGAGGTTTCTTTCCTACTGTTAGATATCAAAAGATATCTTGAATGGATGGATTAAAAACATAATTGAGTGAGTGGAGAAGATGGTGGTTGACGGCTTTAATGATTAAAAGAATGATGGACCAACTCAATCTATGTTATCCATCAGAGCTGAACTCCACTCAATATGAAAGATGGTGTACCTCATTAGCTGATCAAAGCTGAAGACTTGGCAACTTAGGAAGGTCTGTTGGTGCTAAAGATATTTCTTGCAGGGGGTTATTATTTTAGATCCTTACCATCAAGGATGCAGACTACATTCTTTGCGAGACAGAAAGCAGGGagtttaaattataatttttgaatTTAATTTGTCATATATTGCATCAGGAGTCGGAAGGGCTTTTCTTCTATACCTAGAAGCTGGCTTCTATGACTGTCTAATATGTGCATAATTTGGATAACAAAAGTGTGTGGAGCAGAATAAACACCACCATACTATGAAGCTATTAAAGACAAATTTAAGGGGAAGTTCTAgaaagatatttttcttttttttaatcacaagcaTATTTTTGATCCTACGGGCAGTGATATTCAACCACATGATGATCATTGTGAGAAGGCTAACTGAATTCTACATGTGTAAGGTGTAGGACTTGTTAAATAAAATTTagaatttgatgatgattttaacaATGGTTTGCTGCAGGGCACTAGAGACAATGAtggtttttttaatcatttttctcATAGTTTTTAATATATTCCTGGCTTCTCCTGAACCTGTGCATTACTTGCTGACCTTTTTGTTGTTTGTTTTTTTGCAGTTGATATTATTTCAGCCATTGAATTTGATAAATCTGGTGACCATCTTGCCACCGGAGATCGAGGTGGACGTGTTGTTTTATTTGAAAGGACAGATGTTAGGAATGTACGTTAATTGCCTTATCTTCAAGTCACTGCCTGTTTTTGCGATATTGTGTTCTtcatttgttatttttattttctgtgtTTTTGATCTTCAGCTTGGCTCCCGGAAGGACCTGGAGGCGCAAGATTATCCAATTAGTAGGCACCCTGAGTTCCGCTACAAAACCGAGTTTCAAAGCCATGAACCAGAGGTCTGAATGACCAATTTCTGAAATATAAGGATTTTACAATGTTgaatataatttgatttgaattttTGTGTTATCACTTCAGTTTGACTATCTAAAAAGCTTGGAAATAGAGGAGAAGATCAATAAGATCAAATGGTGTCAAGCAGCCAAtcatgttctttttcttctttctactAATGACAAGACAATTAAATACTGGAAGGTAGGCTTTATTCTCATTCAGACTGTCATTGTTACTCGTTTACTTTGATCACTGATCACTGATGAGAACTATCTACTTTTTATGAATTTGTAATACTCTTTGAAATCAAACATTGGATCTGCTTGTTAACTTTCTGATTGTGTATAAATAACCTGGCCACCTGATTTGTGCTCTTCTACAagagtttttttttatgtgtttgctTTTCTCAATCTTGTATTAGTTTCTCATATTGACCGTACTTAAGAGTTACATTTAGGATAGCATATGCTAGCTACCTGAACCACGGCAGTCAGCAACAATGTATTAGCATGGCATTGCTGAATGAGGGTGCACCAAAACTGCACTGAGCTCCAGAGTTACTATCCAACCATGTGGATTTacaatttttttatgcatgatatcctACCTCTAGGCTTTTGATTGAGGAGCAATTGTAGTTTCTGTGCTGCATTAATAGATTATAATTCCACTATCATGAAACTGAACTAAATATCATAGTCTTGGTACTTTTGATTGTCTTGAAACTTTATACCGTTTGTGGCTGCTGAGAATTGTTGACTGCATTTATATGGGCATCCAGAATTTTTTTTTGCACTCTTTCTACAGTTTCATTTAATTTTAAAGAGTATAGAAAAATCATTGCAACCTTCTGTTTTTTTGCTTTATACCTATTTTATTGTCTCTAGTACATTCAGTGTCATGTATTATTATTGATGCTTTCGTACTAATTTCAACTATTTGTTACTAAGTTTTACTTCCAACCTTTTGGTTCTGACATAGGTTTGACTAGATTTTCTTATGATGTATTGTACTTCATATATCGTTCTTTTTTTCCAGTAACATCTACTTGTCACTTCTTTGTATACATTGCTTGCATCTGCAAATTTGTGTCTTTCCTAGTTTTCTTTTCACTAAAGAAATATATTTCAAAGAGAAAAACAAACTGtgctgaaacaagtttgtgtatgTAAATATAGGATCTTGTCTAGTTTGTTTGTTTCAAATGAAAATGCATATAAGTGTTCAAAGAAACTCTATGCTTTCATGTTTTTGGTAATAAAACATTTGGATCCTTGAACTTTTAGTGAATTATAATGaatttttcaagaaaaagaaCTTTGATACTCGTGATAATTAAATTTGAGATTGAGTTTTGACCTGTGATACGTAAAACAGATTCCGAATTTGGAGTTGGCCACTAAAAAATGCTTGCTTTTCCATCTTGTTATGCTTAATACCTTATTGTTTGTAGttgattaagtcaagaagatttcTAGTTACCTTTTTGTTTATGGTTGTTTTAAGGTATGAGTATGCCACTCTTCTTGAATGATATCCTGTTATGTTCTCTCTCTTTTGCTCTCTTTTGCTCTGTTAATATTTGTTGCCTTTATATCTGTACAGGTGCAGGAAAAGAAAGTCAAGAAGATCTCTGAGATGAATGTGGATGCTTCTCAAGCTGTACAAAATGACAACATTGCTAGCTCAAGTACGATTAGTCCTAGAGGATATCTTCCAAATGGCAGATGTCCAGAAAGGCCCCATGGTCAGTTGAATAATGACTTGTCCATGCCTCCTGGAGGGTTTCCATCACTACGTCTGCCAGTGGTAGTTGTGCTTAGCCGAGCCTATTGTTCATAATGAAAGTTGATTTGTAATTTGGATGCATGAGTGAAGAAAAGACATTCGGATATGAAGTACATCCATTCAGAAAATTGACTGGGTTGCTATAACTAACTGGCACATCTAAGTTGCATATGCCTTTCATCATTCCAGCATTTTATGAACTGGTGGCTTCTTTTATTTGTCTGCATCCCTTTCTGTCATGTCGTTTTGTGAAGTATGGTATTACTGCTATAGTGAATAATGGTCACTTTGTATGTTCATTTGTATTCGTAGGTGACAAGCCAAGAGACAAGTCTCATTGCCAGATGTAGAAGGACATATGCTCATGCTCATGATTACCATATAAATTCCATTTCAAATAACAGGTGAATCATATATATTATAGTTATTTTAGTGTCCTAGTTCCTTATCCTTTCTATTTCTTTCATGCTCTAGCTGCTTTCTATCAAAGCTCATTCAATCTTTCTTTTCATCTTATTAGCTGAATTTGTTTCTTATGGTGTGGACAAAGTATTAATGAGCTGTATCTGTTCCATTATGGACCTATTGATGCCATTACCTACTTCAGCTATCCAATCGATCTTTTCTAGGCAACCTACATCTTCTTTTAACTAAACAATCTACTAAGTAAAATGCTTTTAGGAGGCAATTTTTGATGTTTTATAAATAGCAGAGCATAGATGCGGAATCAATAAAACTGCCGACAAAGTGAAGCAATGTAAACAATAATCTCAATTTTTTTAACATGAACAAGTGAGTATGCTGTTATACCCATTCTATTCTCTTTTTAATTGGCAAACATGTGAATACATACAAACAAAGCTAGTAATGTAAACATGTAATTCACTTGGAGACAATTTTTGATGTTTTACAAATAGCAGAGGATAGATGCGGCAACAATAATAATCTCACTTTTTTAACATGAACAAATGAATATGCTGTTATACCCAATCTATTCTCTTTCTAGTTGGCAGACATGTGAATATGTAAAAACAAGGCTAGTAGTAAAGATGACACACTCCGTTGTCTGATATGAGCAAATGACTGTTCAAGTTGGTGTTCAAGTTGGTTCTGACATTGCTTCTGTTGATATGGTGAATTACATGGTTTCCTAAGGTATCATTTTGAAGTAATGGATCTGAGGCAGATGCATATAGTTTGAATACAGTGACCAAATTGCATATCCCTTTTAGTTTTAACTTGATTTCTGTTGTATGGTAGCTTGTTGGAATGCATTGTCAATTTGCGAGAGCTATTATTTGAAATTTGAATTTGGGATTTGGATCTATCTTAATggcggcaaaagatccatgtagccaattctaaatagttgggacttactgctttgttgttgttgtcgttGATCCGTCTTCTTATCATGCTAAGACAAGCTCCATAAAGCATGTTGTAAGAAAGATATAATTAGTCAGTTATGAGATCTCTTTGTCAAAAACGTTTGTAGCTATTGATTTTTAATGATTATATGAATACAAAAAAGTACCTTGAATAGCATTATAGATATAATATTCATAAATTCACTTCATAAAAGCTTTTCACATCCAGTTGATATTTTATTCATTGTTAAGATGAATCCTTTTTAGTAATGATCTACTCTGTCGCACtacaattataatttttaataatgtaCATCATGATTCTACATAGTTTCTGGTACTGTACAAAGATAACTTGAGATTTTACATGATTCTAATAACATGATTCTACATGATAACTTGATTGAGAGATACGTGGAGCTATTAAGttctaattttcttttcattattgctatATACCATTTCTGAGGTGCAAAGTTCTGATTGTTTCCAATACATCTGACAAATATAGTGGACTCTGGCAACTTTTTGTGAGTAGAGACGCCATTTCTAGACTCATAGAATGATGGCCATATTTGGAAGTTAAACCGAACATTTTGCTGTGCATACTTCTTGTTCAAGATTTTCATTGAAGAATAAAAATTCTAACCATAATATGCATGTTCATGTATTTATATTGAACTCTGGATGGATTCAATGCTTAGTTGTCTTCATCCTTGCATTCGTGCTGGCATTTCAGGATATCCTTTTGTCATTGGGCTGCCCAAGTTATAGGATAGTGCCTTTGCATCTGATGATTTTCTTTCCTTTGCTTGTGCTGACAGTAACTGAGATTCCTTGGTGCAAAAAAGCCAAAAGACTTTGAACTCCTTGAATTTAAGTTGAAATTCTGTCAGTGAGCAGGTCAGGCCTTTTTAAAAACTTCTGTCCATGCCAACCAAACATGGTCCAGTTGATTAAATTAGCGGCAATGTTTAAACCAGGAGAGTTACTTTGAAAGCCCTATTAGATTTAGCTGGGAAAGGACTCAAAGAGTCCTTACTCTACTGGAACAGATGTTGGAATATGTGTATTGTCATCCAGattttgtcatctgtatgaactgTATTGTTGAGTTTATAGGCCCCTTTAAGGCACCAAACAAGACTGACCAGTTCAACAACAGCAGTAACAGTAGCACTTACATATTTTAGGACTTAACAATATTATATTTTCAGCATATATCTCATGCATTTAGGATTATTCTAGACTAGTTTACAAAACTAGTTGGATTAGAAGACTTCAGCATCAGTAGCCGTAACAATAGACATGTAAGAGTTTAAGATTAATGTATTGATGATGTCTTTCTTCTCTATGCTAAATGCTAATAATGTTCGTCTTATTTCTCTAGTCCCTAGTTGATGAACTTGCTTATATGCTTTAAAGTTTAAAGGACAAGTTCTCTTGTCTGTGCCAGATGATTACTGTTATCAACTTTACCTGCTCTATTGTTCAATTATCTTACATACTGCAATATTTTTTTTTAGTTGCTAGATATGGTTGAAAGCTTACTGGTGTTTTGAACTTCAATGAAACAAACAGCTGATTTTCTTTCTTCTACTCAGTGATGGTGAAACATTCATATCAGCTGATGATCTGAGAATAAATCTTTGGAATTTGGAGATCTGCAATCAAAGCTTTAATATTGTTGATGTGAAGCCTGCAAATATGGAGGATTTAACTGGTATTACTTCTTGATTTTAGTTGTCTAAATATATAAGTTTTAGAGGCTTGAATAGACACTTTTAAGCTATAGTTAGCCATGTTGTGAATCTTGAACACATTTTCTACTGAAAATAAAACATAATTGCCATCCGTGAAATTGTTCATCGGTATATTTATATTCATTAGTTGGGACATCATGACATCTTCTTGTTGTCGTAGTTGTTGTTATCTGCGTATTCTTATAAATCcatcttattttttataatttggaataaTTCATTTCATGAGCTGTTTTTTTATGGAAACAGGCAGTGGAtcaatattgattatgctatcagTCAACTTCATTTTGTGTGGATTAAAATGAATTTTGTATTAGCTCTCTCTTAAAACAAGAAGCTGTTTCATCAGCTAGTCTTTTAATGATTGTTTCTGGCCCAAAATAACATTGACTTGGCCTGAGGACTTGAGATTGACTCATATATGGCCTTAAAAACCACAAAAAGTCTGCCCACAATTTTAAGTTGCAAGCCTAATATGAAGCAAGTTGATTAATGAACCATTAGAACCTTAACTAATTGAGAATTTAATCTGTGCCGAAGATTTTGTAGCTGCTTGAGAATAATTTGCAGTTCTGTTACTCCATGTTGAATAAACAAGTGCCCATATATGTTGGTTGTGTTTTAATTTATCCTTTTATCAGCTATATGTGCATCACAATAAATCGTGGAACTAGTTTTTcctagtgatttcaataggcgctcgggcgaggcgaggcctgagtgcctcgcttcatgtccaggcgcctcgcttcaaagaggtgctcgcccgag
The window above is part of the Musa acuminata AAA Group cultivar baxijiao chromosome BXJ2-6, Cavendish_Baxijiao_AAA, whole genome shotgun sequence genome. Proteins encoded here:
- the LOC135614402 gene encoding serine/threonine protein phosphatase 2A 55 kDa regulatory subunit B beta isoform-like isoform X1, with product MGNGAEDAGPPVGSSPPPPLEWKFSQVFGERAAGEEVQEVDIISAIEFDKSGDHLATGDRGGRVVLFERTDVRNLGSRKDLEAQDYPISRHPEFRYKTEFQSHEPEFDYLKSLEIEEKINKIKWCQAANHVLFLLSTNDKTIKYWKVQEKKVKKISEMNVDASQAVQNDNIASSSTISPRGYLPNGRCPERPHGQLNNDLSMPPGGFPSLRLPVVVTSQETSLIARCRRTYAHAHDYHINSISNNSDGETFISADDLRINLWNLEICNQSFNIVDVKPANMEDLTEVITSAEFHPTHCNMLAYSSSKGSIRLIDLRQSALCDNHSKMFEEHEAPGSRSFFTEIIASISDVKFAKDGRHILSRDYMTLKLWDINMESGPVATFQVHEYLRPKLCDLYENDSIFDKFDCCLSGDGLHVATGSYSNLFRVFGCIPGSNEATTLEASKNPMRRQVQTPSRPAKSLGSFARVVRRGAESPGVEANGNSYDFTTKLLHLAWHPTESSIACAAMNSLYMYSA
- the LOC135614402 gene encoding serine/threonine protein phosphatase 2A 55 kDa regulatory subunit B beta isoform-like isoform X2, coding for MGNGAEDAGPPVGSSPPPPLEWKFSQVFGERAAGEEVQEVDIISAIEFDKSGDHLATGDRGGRVVLFERTDVRNLGSRKDLEAQDYPISRHPEFRYKTEFQSHEPEFDYLKSLEIEEKINKIKWCQAANHVLFLLSTNDKTIKYWKVQEKKVKKISEMNVDASQAVQNDNIASSSTISPRGYLPNGRCPERPHGQLNNDLSMPPGGFPSLRLPVVTSQETSLIARCRRTYAHAHDYHINSISNNSDGETFISADDLRINLWNLEICNQSFNIVDVKPANMEDLTEVITSAEFHPTHCNMLAYSSSKGSIRLIDLRQSALCDNHSKMFEEHEAPGSRSFFTEIIASISDVKFAKDGRHILSRDYMTLKLWDINMESGPVATFQVHEYLRPKLCDLYENDSIFDKFDCCLSGDGLHVATGSYSNLFRVFGCIPGSNEATTLEASKNPMRRQVQTPSRPAKSLGSFARVVRRGAESPGVEANGNSYDFTTKLLHLAWHPTESSIACAAMNSLYMYSA